One Fuerstiella marisgermanici DNA window includes the following coding sequences:
- the tsaE gene encoding tRNA (adenosine(37)-N6)-threonylcarbamoyltransferase complex ATPase subunit type 1 TsaE, translating into MTDQFIFQSHSESDTQQLGERIGRAIATGLTIALDGQLGAGKTNLVRSICRGLDADADLVNSPTFVLMQTYADGRLPVFHFDAYRLGDVDEFLAIGAEEYLHDDGIVCLIEWADIVREVLPSDHLAIRIRHTGETSREFAMSGSGAASRAVVEAIAKG; encoded by the coding sequence ATGACCGATCAATTCATTTTCCAAAGCCACAGCGAATCAGACACTCAGCAACTGGGTGAACGCATTGGCCGCGCGATCGCAACCGGGCTTACGATCGCACTCGACGGACAGCTTGGAGCAGGCAAGACCAACCTTGTGCGTTCGATTTGCCGAGGGCTGGATGCTGACGCCGATCTGGTGAACAGTCCAACTTTTGTGCTGATGCAAACTTACGCCGACGGCCGCCTCCCCGTGTTTCATTTCGATGCCTACCGACTGGGCGACGTCGACGAATTTTTGGCAATCGGCGCGGAAGAATATCTTCACGATGACGGCATTGTTTGTCTCATTGAATGGGCCGACATCGTTCGCGAAGTCCTGCCTTCAGATCACCTGGCAATCCGAATCCGTCACACGGGTGAAACGTCGCGGGAATTCGCGATGTCAGGCAGTGGTGCGGCAAGCCGTGCGGTTGTTGAAGCAATCGCTAAAGGCTGA
- a CDS encoding DUF3467 domain-containing protein translates to MSDEEKSGDKPAETSAPAADPAAAQAQQTQEVVVNDSSANAGYANFCRVSSTPEELILDLGLNPTPYATGKVDVNVNQRIILNHFTAKRLWSALSMALQRHEQAFGVLETDVRKRVKAPAVDSGPTG, encoded by the coding sequence GTGAGCGACGAAGAGAAGTCAGGTGACAAGCCCGCAGAAACATCTGCACCGGCCGCCGATCCGGCAGCAGCTCAGGCCCAGCAAACGCAGGAAGTCGTAGTTAACGACAGTTCGGCCAATGCCGGATACGCAAACTTCTGCCGAGTCTCAAGTACTCCAGAAGAATTGATTCTGGACCTGGGACTTAATCCCACACCGTATGCCACTGGTAAAGTGGACGTGAACGTGAATCAGCGAATCATTCTGAATCACTTCACCGCCAAGCGCCTTTGGAGCGCATTGTCAATGGCTCTGCAAAGGCACGAGCAGGCTTTCGGCGTTCTGGAAACAGACGTTCGAAAGCGAGTCAAAGCGCCTGCAGTCGACAGCGGCCCAACTGGCTAA
- a CDS encoding glycine C-acetyltransferase, translating into MSDFLDHIAEQLTDIQSQGLFKSERTIDSPQSADIRLADDSTVLNLCANNYLGLADHPEILKAAHEALDRWGYGMASVRFICGTQTVHQHLESALSQFLGMDDTILYSSCFDANGGLFETLLGPEDAVISDQLNHASIIDGVRLCKAKRFRYRNNDMADLEEQLKQASSLRHRLIAADGVFSMDGYLANLPAICDLADKYDASVMVDDSHAVGFTGENGRGTHEHFGVMDRIDIITGTLGKALGGASGGYTAARQPIVDLLRQRSRPYLFSNTLAPPIAAATLRTLELLNESGNLRSQLRENTAWFRAAMTDAGFRILPGEHPIIPVMIGDAALATKMSDELLKRGVYVVGFSFPVVPKGEARIRTQMSAAHSRADLEKAVSAFVDVGRQLEIS; encoded by the coding sequence ATGTCCGACTTTCTAGATCACATCGCTGAACAACTGACCGACATTCAATCCCAGGGATTGTTCAAGTCGGAACGCACGATCGACTCGCCGCAGAGTGCTGATATCCGGCTGGCAGATGATTCCACGGTGCTGAATCTCTGCGCCAATAACTATCTGGGCCTGGCCGATCATCCGGAGATTCTCAAGGCCGCTCATGAAGCCCTCGACCGGTGGGGTTATGGTATGGCGTCCGTCAGGTTCATCTGCGGAACTCAAACGGTCCACCAGCACCTGGAATCGGCGCTCAGTCAGTTTTTGGGCATGGACGACACGATTCTTTATAGCTCATGCTTCGACGCCAATGGCGGGCTTTTCGAAACGTTGCTGGGGCCGGAAGATGCCGTGATTTCAGACCAGTTGAATCATGCGAGCATCATCGACGGCGTGCGGTTGTGCAAAGCGAAGCGGTTTCGCTATCGCAACAACGATATGGCCGACCTGGAAGAACAACTAAAGCAGGCGTCATCGTTGCGGCACCGGCTGATTGCTGCGGACGGCGTGTTTTCGATGGACGGTTACCTTGCCAACCTGCCGGCGATCTGTGATCTGGCGGACAAGTACGATGCCAGCGTGATGGTCGACGATTCTCATGCTGTGGGCTTCACGGGGGAAAATGGCCGAGGCACGCACGAGCACTTTGGCGTCATGGACCGCATCGACATCATCACCGGCACGCTGGGAAAAGCGCTCGGTGGGGCCAGTGGAGGCTACACGGCTGCGCGGCAGCCAATTGTGGACCTGTTGAGACAGCGTTCGCGACCGTATTTGTTTTCTAACACGCTGGCTCCACCGATTGCCGCCGCAACGCTGCGAACGCTTGAGTTGTTGAACGAATCCGGCAACCTGCGCAGCCAACTCCGCGAAAACACGGCCTGGTTTCGAGCGGCTATGACAGACGCCGGGTTTCGAATTCTACCCGGCGAACACCCCATCATTCCGGTGATGATCGGCGATGCGGCGTTGGCCACGAAAATGTCTGACGAACTGCTTAAGCGAGGCGTGTACGTGGTCGGCTTTTCGTTTCCGGTGGTCCCCAAAGGTGAAGCCCGAATTCGCACGCAAATGTCGGCGGCTCACAGTCGCGCAGATCTGGAAAAGGCCGTGTCCGCGTTCGTCGATGTTGGACGACAGCTGGAAATCAGCTAA
- a CDS encoding DUF1559 domain-containing protein — protein sequence MSKSARKLRPGFTLIELLVVIAIIAILIALLLPAVQQAREAARRTQCKNNLKQIGLALHNYHDIYNTFPPGYTARNVTASDPVTAETGQGYAWSFAILPQLELGNLSAAIDTNNNAVELNNLAIAATSTLSAFLCPSDSAPLQFDVVDGTGATISLPSSNYPGILGYGSVTMNAGSGTGVFFRNSSIRLRDITDGTSNTICVGERKHEHKFKTGMPAVAANSTWYAAIPGVTRPGGMSGMMASMTEGSGSMILGHVGQTMGMMQMHSNPNQTNHIVHFSSQHVGGVQFVLCDGSVHFLSENVDYDTFRHLGERADGEVLGEF from the coding sequence ATGTCAAAATCTGCGCGCAAACTGCGCCCTGGATTTACGTTAATCGAACTTCTGGTTGTGATTGCGATTATTGCGATCCTGATTGCTTTGCTGCTGCCTGCCGTGCAACAGGCGCGCGAAGCCGCGCGGCGAACTCAGTGCAAAAACAACCTCAAGCAAATCGGGTTGGCTCTGCACAACTACCACGACATCTACAACACATTTCCGCCGGGCTATACGGCTCGGAATGTCACTGCGTCAGATCCGGTCACGGCCGAAACCGGTCAAGGTTATGCGTGGTCGTTTGCCATTCTGCCGCAACTGGAACTCGGCAATCTTTCGGCGGCCATCGACACCAATAACAACGCCGTTGAACTGAACAACCTTGCCATCGCAGCCACGTCTACGCTGAGTGCTTTTCTGTGCCCCTCCGATTCCGCACCGCTACAGTTTGATGTGGTGGATGGGACCGGGGCAACCATCAGCCTGCCCAGTTCAAACTATCCGGGCATTCTGGGTTACGGCAGCGTGACGATGAATGCCGGAAGCGGCACGGGTGTTTTCTTTCGTAACAGCAGTATTCGATTGCGTGACATCACTGACGGCACGTCGAACACGATCTGCGTGGGCGAACGCAAGCACGAACACAAATTCAAGACAGGCATGCCAGCGGTAGCGGCCAACAGCACGTGGTACGCGGCCATACCGGGAGTCACCCGACCCGGCGGCATGAGCGGCATGATGGCAAGCATGACTGAAGGTTCAGGCTCAATGATTTTAGGGCATGTGGGGCAAACGATGGGAATGATGCAGATGCATTCAAATCCCAACCAGACAAACCACATCGTCCACTTCAGCAGTCAACATGTTGGTGGAGTTCAGTTTGTCCTGTGTGATGGTTCGGTGCACTTTCTAAGCGAGAACGTGGACTACGATACGTTCCGGCATCTGGGTGAACGAGCCGACGGTGAGGTGCTGGGCGAGTTCTAA